Proteins from one Algicella marina genomic window:
- a CDS encoding xanthine dehydrogenase family protein molybdopterin-binding subunit: MTLDLKIDGPDHDNRADDLVQGVLGRENDRPDGWLKVKGTATYAAEEAIDGLLHGFLVRAPKIGGVSFGNLDDIRAMPGVRTVLRDKRMIRNAAQGMANEAPVQGVDGAEYVGQPIALVVAESFEQARHAAQSLQVDIEDEKAPVDPGSVEPEEPDDKKSSIGDLEQAMSQAAFAIDQIYTTPSMISAAMEPHAATAEWDGRTLTLRGSLQMLKFNRNELADSVGLDPENVRVLAPYVGGGFGSKLGISADCVAAALAAMELERPVRVVQHRRQVFEVNTRRSETRQHIRLAADAAGRLTGLGHEALVSNLPAEAFAEPVVQGSHFAYAATNRTLGVKIARINRPAAGSVRAPGEAVGVTAFEVAMDELADATGTDPVELRLRNIPDKDPESGKPFSSHRLEQTLREGAAAFGWSRRHDAPRQQREGEWWIGTGMAAAFRVNMVIEAEADIRLTKDGATVESDMTDIGTGSYAIFSQIASELLGLPMDKVQVRLGDTAFPPGSGSGGSFGAASTGTAVWLAGMEIRQQLADRLGCAERDLSLQDGIATFSNQRVAVAEILSNEPLCGHGHVQPGDAAEKVRQATFGAHFAEVAVSDVTGEVRVRRMLGCFAAGRILNPRTARSQCHGGMIWGIGMALTEELTHDRRDGHMVNRDLAGYHLPVNADVPPLEVHFVEERDDWAGPMQAKGIGELGICGAGASILNAIHNASGARIRDLPATPDRVLAALPE; the protein is encoded by the coding sequence ATGACCCTTGATCTGAAAATCGACGGACCCGACCACGACAACCGCGCCGACGACCTTGTGCAGGGCGTCCTGGGCCGGGAAAATGACCGACCTGATGGCTGGCTCAAGGTCAAGGGCACGGCGACATATGCTGCCGAAGAAGCGATTGATGGCCTGTTGCACGGTTTTCTTGTCCGCGCACCGAAGATCGGCGGCGTCAGTTTCGGAAACCTTGATGACATCCGCGCGATGCCGGGCGTTCGCACGGTCTTGCGCGATAAGCGTATGATCAGGAATGCGGCTCAGGGGATGGCAAACGAGGCCCCCGTGCAAGGGGTCGATGGGGCCGAATATGTTGGCCAGCCCATCGCGCTTGTCGTGGCGGAGAGCTTTGAACAGGCGCGGCATGCGGCCCAGTCCCTGCAAGTCGATATCGAGGATGAGAAAGCTCCGGTTGACCCCGGCTCGGTAGAACCTGAGGAACCGGACGACAAAAAAAGCTCCATAGGGGATCTTGAGCAAGCCATGTCGCAGGCGGCTTTCGCCATTGACCAGATCTACACCACCCCTTCGATGATTTCTGCCGCGATGGAGCCGCATGCAGCCACGGCGGAGTGGGACGGTAGGACTCTGACGCTGCGCGGATCGCTGCAGATGCTGAAGTTCAACCGAAACGAACTGGCCGATAGTGTCGGGCTCGACCCGGAAAACGTCCGCGTGCTTGCACCATACGTGGGTGGAGGGTTTGGTTCCAAGCTGGGCATTTCGGCCGATTGCGTCGCGGCGGCGCTGGCGGCCATGGAATTGGAACGCCCCGTTCGCGTGGTGCAGCACCGTCGACAGGTGTTCGAAGTGAATACGCGACGGTCCGAGACGCGGCAGCACATCCGGCTGGCCGCCGACGCCGCCGGGCGCCTGACCGGGTTGGGCCACGAAGCGCTCGTCTCCAACCTGCCTGCCGAGGCGTTCGCCGAGCCGGTCGTTCAGGGCAGCCATTTCGCCTACGCAGCTACCAACCGGACGCTTGGTGTAAAAATCGCGCGGATCAACCGGCCCGCCGCAGGTTCCGTGCGCGCACCCGGTGAGGCCGTGGGCGTCACGGCGTTCGAAGTCGCGATGGACGAACTTGCTGACGCCACCGGGACGGATCCAGTCGAATTGCGCCTTCGCAATATTCCAGACAAGGATCCTGAAAGCGGCAAACCCTTTTCCTCGCACCGGCTGGAACAAACCCTGCGAGAGGGGGCGGCAGCCTTCGGTTGGTCGCGGCGGCATGACGCGCCACGGCAGCAGCGCGAGGGCGAATGGTGGATTGGTACCGGGATGGCGGCGGCATTCCGCGTGAACATGGTGATTGAAGCCGAGGCCGATATCCGGCTGACAAAGGACGGCGCGACCGTCGAATCCGACATGACCGATATTGGCACCGGCAGTTACGCAATTTTCTCTCAAATTGCTTCGGAACTGCTGGGGCTGCCGATGGACAAGGTTCAGGTGCGCTTGGGTGACACGGCGTTTCCGCCAGGCTCCGGGTCGGGTGGGTCGTTCGGTGCCGCCTCGACGGGGACGGCGGTGTGGCTGGCCGGAATGGAAATCCGCCAGCAATTGGCGGACCGTCTGGGCTGCGCGGAACGTGACCTGTCGCTACAGGACGGCATCGCAACCTTTTCCAATCAGCGCGTCGCGGTCGCGGAGATCTTGTCGAACGAGCCGTTATGCGGGCACGGTCACGTGCAGCCTGGCGATGCGGCCGAAAAGGTTCGACAGGCCACCTTTGGTGCCCATTTCGCAGAAGTAGCTGTCAGCGATGTAACAGGCGAGGTCCGAGTGCGACGCATGCTGGGATGCTTTGCCGCCGGACGCATACTGAACCCACGCACCGCGCGCTCGCAATGTCACGGCGGCATGATCTGGGGCATAGGCATGGCCCTGACCGAGGAATTGACCCATGATCGCAGAGACGGGCACATGGTGAACCGCGACCTTGCGGGCTATCACTTGCCGGTCAATGCGGACGTACCGCCGCTTGAGGTTCATTTTGTCGAAGAGCGGGATGACTGGGCCGGCCCGATGCAGGCCAAGGGGATCGGGGAGTTGGGCATCTGCGGTGCCGGGGCATCGATTCTGAACGCCATCCATAACGCCAGCGGCGCACGGATCAGAGACCTTCCCGCGACACCAGATCGAGTCCTTGCCGCGTTGCCTGAATAG